From the genome of Leptolyngbya iicbica LK, one region includes:
- the rph gene encoding ribonuclease PH: MAWQRPDGRQANELRPVSFELDFTKFAAGSVLTRCGHTQVLCTVSITDGVPPFLRDSGRGWLTAEYRMLPGATPERQRRELMKLSGRTQEIQRLIGRSLRSTLDFEALGERTITVDADVLQADAGTRTTSITGGYVALKHALTKLVASGELAQLPLVNEVAAISVGIVEGEALLDLKYEEDVAAAVDCNVVLNGQLDIIEVQGTAEERSYSRSQLNQLLDLAESGIQDLLAQQRQLFAN, from the coding sequence ATGGCATGGCAGCGTCCTGATGGTCGACAGGCAAACGAACTGCGACCCGTCTCCTTTGAGCTGGATTTCACAAAATTTGCCGCCGGTTCGGTGCTGACTCGCTGTGGCCACACTCAAGTGCTGTGCACAGTTTCGATCACGGACGGGGTGCCACCGTTTCTGCGCGATTCGGGGCGCGGGTGGCTGACGGCAGAGTATCGCATGTTGCCAGGAGCGACACCCGAACGCCAGCGTCGGGAACTGATGAAGCTGTCGGGACGCACGCAAGAAATTCAACGGTTGATTGGCCGGAGTTTGCGATCGACCCTTGATTTTGAAGCGTTAGGGGAACGCACCATTACTGTCGATGCCGACGTATTGCAGGCGGACGCAGGCACTCGTACCACGTCAATTACTGGCGGCTATGTCGCGCTCAAACACGCTTTGACCAAACTGGTGGCGTCAGGAGAATTGGCCCAGTTGCCATTGGTGAACGAAGTCGCAGCCATTTCTGTCGGGATTGTCGAGGGCGAAGCGTTGTTGGATCTCAAGTATGAGGAAGATGTCGCAGCGGCAGTGGACTGTAATGTGGTGCTGAATGGCCAGCTCGACATTATTGAAGTGCAAGGTACGGCGGAAGAAAGGAGTTATTCGCGATCGCAACTTAATCAACTGCTGGACTTGGCAGAGTCCGGGATTCAAGATTTGCTGGCCCAACAGCGTCAGCTATTTGCAAATTAA
- a CDS encoding protein-tyrosine phosphatase family protein yields the protein MSTWWIEQPYFLGSHNPTNRELARLREAGFTVLISLLQESEQTPRYDVAYAQALGYERYTFPVQDFASPTPEQLEQFIALVNQRTSGVKMLLHCEGGSGRTGTFAATYWVAKGMTAADAIAHIRQANPHAVETAEQQAVIAKYEQQL from the coding sequence ATGAGCACCTGGTGGATCGAACAGCCCTACTTTCTGGGGAGTCACAATCCGACCAACCGAGAACTGGCTCGGCTCAGGGAAGCGGGATTCACCGTGCTCATTTCTTTGTTGCAAGAAAGTGAGCAAACACCACGCTATGACGTTGCTTATGCCCAAGCCCTCGGGTATGAGCGCTACACCTTTCCAGTCCAAGATTTTGCGTCACCCACCCCAGAGCAGCTAGAGCAATTTATCGCGTTGGTAAATCAACGCACCTCCGGCGTAAAGATGCTGCTGCACTGTGAGGGTGGTAGTGGCAGAACGGGGACTTTTGCAGCGACTTACTGGGTCGCCAAGGGCATGACGGCGGCAGACGCGATCGCACATATCCGCCAAGCTAATCCCCATGCGGTGGAAACCGCTGAGCAACAAGCGGTAATCGCCAAGTATGAGCAGCAACTCTGA
- a CDS encoding HhoA/HhoB/HtrA family serine endopeptidase, giving the protein MTLSNPTDSISHRTLPKRHRIATYSLLTLLGTGALVLFNQTTPSEARLSEWVQEELPPITQEVSLTVAQTSRPTFQSTSFIADAVERVGPSVVRIDAARTVVNRTPDVFGSPFFREFFGEFGGFPEQPRTRVEQGTGSGFIIDAQGLILTNAHVIEGADRVLVTLKDGREFAGEVLGQDSLTDLAVIRVEASGLPTVTLGDSEQLRPGEWAIAIGNPLGLDSTVTAGIISATGRSSSQVRVPDKRVSFIQTDAAINPGNSGGPLLNEQGQVIGVNTAIIGGAQGLGFAIPINTARDIAQELIANGRVEHPYIGIQMRSLTPALRDILNEQNGRDRQITAESGVIVLGVQSNSPAAQAGLRPGDVLQSLGGQPVQEAETVQNIVQNTEIGESLVASVDRQGQQLEITLRTAPLPIR; this is encoded by the coding sequence ATGACACTCTCAAATCCCACCGACTCAATCTCCCACCGCACGTTGCCCAAACGTCATCGCATCGCCACTTACAGCTTGTTGACCCTCCTCGGCACCGGGGCGTTGGTGCTGTTTAATCAGACCACTCCTTCCGAGGCGAGATTGTCGGAGTGGGTCCAAGAAGAGTTACCGCCAATTACTCAAGAAGTATCGTTAACAGTCGCTCAAACGTCGCGACCCACCTTTCAAAGTACGAGTTTCATCGCGGATGCCGTCGAGCGGGTGGGTCCCTCAGTGGTGCGCATTGACGCCGCCCGCACCGTGGTAAACCGTACACCGGATGTATTTGGTAGCCCCTTCTTTCGAGAGTTTTTTGGTGAGTTTGGCGGCTTCCCTGAGCAGCCGCGTACTCGGGTTGAGCAGGGCACGGGCTCCGGTTTCATCATCGACGCGCAAGGACTCATTCTCACCAATGCCCATGTGATTGAGGGGGCCGATCGCGTGTTGGTCACCCTCAAAGATGGTCGTGAGTTTGCGGGCGAAGTGTTGGGGCAAGATTCATTGACAGACCTAGCTGTGATTCGCGTTGAGGCATCGGGGCTGCCAACGGTGACGCTGGGCGATTCAGAACAGTTGCGACCAGGAGAATGGGCGATCGCGATCGGTAATCCCCTCGGGCTAGACAGCACCGTGACTGCTGGCATTATCAGCGCCACCGGGCGATCGAGTTCCCAAGTACGAGTGCCCGATAAGCGGGTGAGCTTTATTCAAACGGATGCGGCAATCAATCCAGGCAATTCGGGTGGCCCTTTGCTGAATGAGCAGGGTCAGGTCATTGGTGTGAATACAGCGATCATTGGCGGGGCCCAAGGTCTGGGATTTGCAATTCCGATCAACACCGCGCGCGACATTGCCCAAGAGTTGATTGCCAATGGCCGAGTCGAGCACCCCTACATTGGCATTCAAATGCGATCGCTCACCCCGGCCCTACGTGACATCTTGAATGAGCAAAATGGTCGCGATCGGCAAATCACCGCTGAAAGCGGCGTCATCGTGCTCGGGGTGCAATCTAACTCGCCTGCTGCCCAAGCGGGGCTCCGTCCAGGCGATGTCTTGCAATCTCTCGGCGGACAGCCTGTTCAAGAGGCAGAAACCGTGCAAAATATTGTCCAAAATACCGAAATTGGGGAATCGTTAGTCGCCTCGGTGGATCGCCAAGGGCAGCAACTTGAGATCACCCTGCGTACCGCTCCGTTACCCATTCGATAA
- the def gene encoding peptide deformylase, whose protein sequence is MWPAQMRRQQLSILTLGDPQLRQLALPVINIDDRLQQLINNLIWTAEKTNGVGIAAPQVGESLQLFIVASYPNLRYPHAPRMEPTPMINPRIIAHSDEQVPGWEGCLSVPDQRGQVDRWREVEVEYCDRRGHLQRRIFTDFVARIFQHELDHLNGTVFVDHVADAAELLTDAEYFAQLDSIPAITDISHT, encoded by the coding sequence ATGTGGCCTGCTCAGATGCGTCGGCAACAGCTCTCTATATTGACCTTGGGCGATCCGCAGCTGCGGCAACTGGCCTTGCCCGTGATCAATATTGACGATCGCCTCCAACAGTTAATCAACAACTTAATCTGGACGGCGGAGAAGACCAACGGAGTGGGCATTGCCGCTCCTCAGGTCGGTGAGTCTTTACAGCTCTTTATCGTGGCGTCTTATCCCAACCTGCGATATCCCCATGCGCCGCGGATGGAACCAACGCCGATGATCAACCCGCGCATCATTGCCCACTCTGATGAACAAGTCCCAGGCTGGGAAGGGTGCCTGAGCGTACCGGATCAACGCGGACAGGTCGATCGCTGGCGCGAAGTCGAGGTGGAATATTGCGATCGGCGCGGCCATCTTCAGCGACGAATATTCACTGATTTTGTCGCTCGCATTTTTCAGCACGAACTTGACCACCTCAACGGCACCGTCTTTGTCGATCATGTGGCTGATGCCGCAGAGCTGCTAACGGATGCCGAATACTTCGCCCAACTAGACAGCATACCCGCCATCACTGACATATCCCATACCTGA